One genomic segment of Micromonospora sp. WMMC415 includes these proteins:
- a CDS encoding CehA/McbA family metallohydrolase: MVAHRGRWTLQDRADGVMQALPVTVAPGTAALTVRLDYPRAAGVLDLGCVGPDGFRGWSGGARDGYTIAADWATPGYLPGELEPGEWQVLLRLHRIPPDGLDYEVTADTSGTPPPAPEPPAAPPRPDRPPRRDLPGVDGRRWLAGDLHAHTVHSDGAHSVDELAALAASRGLDFLAVTDHNTVSHHPWLPAASARYGLTLLPGQEVTTDRGHANVFGPVSWVDFRRPPDEWLAAARRDGGLMSVNHPLGGDCAWRQPLADRTPLVEVWHSGWWDRTWGAPLAWARAWAADVVPVGGSDFHRPGADAFPGSPTTWLLADRDLPPGDAVLDALRGGRTAISADPDGPLLLRLGDELLALGADGALLAYPDGRHRLVRGDRCLLPAGDGLHVLESHRMEVIALCR; the protein is encoded by the coding sequence ATGGTCGCGCACCGGGGCAGGTGGACCCTGCAGGACCGCGCCGACGGCGTGATGCAGGCCCTGCCGGTCACCGTCGCGCCCGGCACCGCCGCGCTCACCGTCCGGCTGGACTACCCGCGTGCGGCCGGGGTGCTCGACCTCGGCTGCGTCGGCCCGGACGGCTTCCGCGGCTGGTCGGGTGGCGCCCGGGACGGCTACACCATCGCCGCCGACTGGGCCACCCCCGGCTACCTGCCCGGTGAACTGGAACCCGGCGAGTGGCAGGTGCTGCTGCGGCTGCACCGCATCCCGCCCGACGGGCTGGATTACGAGGTCACCGCCGACACCAGCGGCACACCGCCGCCGGCACCCGAGCCGCCGGCCGCGCCGCCGCGCCCCGACCGGCCGCCGCGCCGGGACCTGCCCGGCGTCGACGGCCGCCGCTGGCTGGCCGGTGACCTCCACGCGCACACGGTGCACAGCGACGGGGCGCACTCCGTCGACGAGCTCGCCGCGCTCGCCGCCTCCCGCGGCCTGGACTTCCTCGCCGTCACCGACCACAACACCGTCAGCCACCACCCGTGGCTGCCGGCCGCCTCGGCGCGCTACGGCCTCACCCTGCTGCCCGGCCAGGAGGTGACCACCGACCGGGGGCACGCCAACGTCTTCGGCCCGGTCAGCTGGGTCGACTTCCGCCGACCGCCCGACGAGTGGCTCGCCGCCGCGCGCCGCGACGGCGGGCTCATGTCGGTCAACCACCCGCTCGGCGGCGACTGCGCCTGGCGCCAGCCGCTGGCCGACCGCACCCCGCTGGTCGAGGTGTGGCACTCCGGCTGGTGGGACCGCACCTGGGGTGCCCCGCTGGCCTGGGCGCGGGCGTGGGCGGCGGACGTCGTACCCGTCGGGGGCAGCGACTTCCACCGGCCCGGCGCCGACGCGTTCCCCGGCTCCCCGACCACCTGGCTGCTCGCCGATCGCGACCTCCCGCCCGGGGACGCGGTGCTCGACGCCCTGCGCGGCGGCCGTACCGCCATCTCCGCCGACCCCGACGGGCCGCTGCTGCTGCGGCTCGGCGACGAGCTGCTGGCGCTCGGCGCCGACGGCGCGTTGCTGGCCTACCCGGACGGCCGACACCGGCTGGTCCGCGGCGACCGGTGCCTGCTACCGGCCGGCGACGGGCTGCACGTCCTGGAGTCCCACCGCATGGAGGTGATCGCACTGTGCCGCTGA
- a CDS encoding ABC transporter ATP-binding protein has translation MSAITMRELTKVYPGGVRALDALDLEIADGEFFALLGPSGCGKTTLLRTIAGLEVASGGSVRIGDRNVTNLPPGKRDVAMVFQDYALFPHMTVQDNIAYPLRIKKVDRRERAGKAAETAAELGLSTLLQRRPGQLSGGQQQRVALARAMACHPQVFLLDEPLSNLDARLRLEARTFLKRLQRELGVTTVFVTHDQAEALALADRIAVMEGGRIRQVGTPTEVFRRPANTFVAGFIGSTPMNLVDARVHGGELAVGGARLPLPDDAHGRVTDGERLVYGVRPEYLVYSPTPVPRALSGQVVVVENLGSVSLVSLDVPVDDDGSRAGADDDASGTGAAGRTSVQVVVAEGREPEPGDTGWVVPRPGRSLLYRDGNLVTDAEPASVPTPRAGATVQG, from the coding sequence ATGTCCGCCATCACCATGCGCGAGCTGACCAAGGTCTACCCCGGCGGGGTACGCGCCCTGGACGCCCTCGACCTGGAGATCGCCGACGGCGAGTTCTTCGCCCTGCTCGGCCCCTCCGGCTGCGGCAAGACCACGCTGCTGCGGACCATCGCCGGGCTGGAGGTCGCCTCCGGCGGCAGCGTACGCATCGGCGACCGCAACGTCACCAACCTGCCGCCGGGAAAGCGGGACGTGGCCATGGTCTTCCAGGACTACGCGCTCTTCCCGCACATGACCGTCCAGGACAACATCGCCTACCCGCTGCGGATCAAGAAGGTCGACCGGCGTGAGCGCGCCGGCAAGGCCGCCGAGACCGCCGCCGAACTCGGCCTGTCCACGCTGCTGCAACGCCGCCCGGGGCAGCTCTCCGGCGGCCAGCAGCAACGCGTGGCGCTCGCCCGGGCGATGGCCTGCCACCCGCAGGTGTTCCTGCTCGACGAGCCGCTGTCCAACCTCGACGCCCGGCTCCGGTTGGAGGCGCGGACCTTCCTCAAGCGCCTGCAACGGGAACTCGGCGTCACCACCGTCTTCGTCACCCACGACCAGGCCGAGGCACTCGCCCTGGCCGACCGGATCGCAGTCATGGAGGGCGGCCGGATCCGCCAGGTGGGCACCCCGACCGAGGTGTTCCGCCGCCCCGCCAACACCTTCGTCGCGGGGTTCATCGGCTCCACCCCGATGAACCTGGTCGACGCCCGGGTGCACGGCGGTGAACTGGCCGTGGGCGGGGCACGGCTGCCGCTGCCCGACGACGCCCACGGCCGGGTCACCGACGGGGAGCGGCTCGTCTACGGCGTCCGCCCGGAATACCTCGTGTACTCCCCCACTCCCGTCCCCCGGGCGCTGAGCGGGCAGGTCGTGGTGGTGGAGAACCTGGGCAGCGTCTCCCTGGTCTCGCTGGACGTCCCCGTCGACGACGACGGCAGCCGGGCCGGCGCGGACGACGACGCGAGCGGCACCGGCGCCGCCGGCCGGACCAGCGTGCAGGTCGTCGTCGCGGAGGGCCGCGAGCCCGAACCGGGCGACACCGGCTGGGTGGTGCCCCGACCCGGCCGATCGCTGCTCTACCGCGACGGCAACCTGGTCACCGACGCCGAACCGGCGAGCGTGCCGACGCCCCGGGCCGGCGCTACCGTGCAGGGCTGA
- a CDS encoding carbohydrate ABC transporter permease encodes MTVTTARPTPATDPTGERPTVAVRHVLARIGRYTFLCAVLGFFALPLLWLATAPFDDTPTVTASLPQFTLDNFRTLLDNPYALSSLLNSVYLAGGTAALVVTFAALAAYALSRVRVPGRDALLYGLLLLSSIVTGTATMVPLFELAFRLNLIDSRLGVILILSGGLLPAAIFILKDFMDSTPTSYEESARVFGASPLQIMRHIVVPVVRPGLATVGVWAVANVWGNFLVPFLLLRGPDKAPAAVIMYTLYTEGGQADLRLLSTFSLLYSLPVALMFVFVSSRYGFRFHGGIKR; translated from the coding sequence GTGACCGTCACCACCGCGAGGCCCACGCCCGCCACCGATCCGACCGGCGAGCGGCCCACCGTCGCGGTTCGCCACGTGCTCGCCCGGATCGGCCGCTACACGTTCCTCTGCGCCGTCCTCGGCTTCTTCGCGTTGCCGCTGCTCTGGCTGGCCACCGCCCCGTTCGACGACACCCCGACCGTCACCGCCTCGCTCCCGCAGTTCACCCTGGACAACTTCCGCACCCTGCTGGACAACCCGTACGCGCTCAGCTCGCTGCTCAACTCCGTCTACCTGGCCGGCGGCACCGCCGCCCTGGTGGTGACGTTCGCCGCGCTCGCGGCGTACGCGCTGAGCCGGGTCCGGGTGCCCGGCCGCGACGCGCTGCTCTACGGGCTGCTGCTGCTGTCGTCGATCGTCACCGGCACCGCGACCATGGTGCCGCTGTTCGAGCTGGCCTTCCGGCTCAACCTGATCGACTCCCGGCTCGGCGTGATCCTGATCCTCAGCGGCGGGCTGCTACCCGCGGCCATCTTCATCCTCAAGGACTTCATGGACTCCACCCCGACCTCCTACGAGGAGTCCGCCCGGGTCTTCGGCGCCAGCCCGTTGCAGATCATGCGGCACATCGTGGTGCCGGTCGTCCGCCCCGGCCTGGCCACCGTCGGGGTGTGGGCGGTCGCCAACGTCTGGGGCAACTTCCTGGTGCCGTTCCTGCTGCTGCGCGGTCCGGACAAGGCCCCCGCCGCGGTGATCATGTACACCCTCTACACCGAGGGCGGCCAGGCCGACCTGCGGCTGCTCTCCACCTTCTCGCTGCTCTACTCGCTGCCGGTGGCGCTCATGTTCGTCTTCGTCAGCAGCCGGTACGGCTTCCGCTTCCACGGAGGGATCAAGCGCTGA
- a CDS encoding carbohydrate ABC transporter permease, which translates to MAQATSPPDEMVEGARPVTGASPAPDAAGLGRARATGFLVPAMVLILVFLVVPAVWTIYLGVTNYRLTGLAAANPEIVGLDNYTEALGDERFRTSLLLTLQFVLGSAVIGQAGLGFAIAFALRDRRGPLRRVVEGFVLLSWILPSSVVAFLWIALLDRDAGTLNALLGIPGMAWLLDYPMLSIIIFNTWRGTAFSMMLYAAALENVPRSHLETARLAGASTWQQLRDVVFPRIRGHVLTNLLLISLWTFNDFAPFLITAGGPEQRSEILPVYVYKVALSGGELGFGAAISFIMLLINLVIALVYLRLLGRRKESA; encoded by the coding sequence GTGGCGCAGGCAACGTCACCTCCTGACGAGATGGTCGAGGGAGCGCGCCCGGTCACGGGCGCCTCCCCCGCCCCCGACGCCGCCGGGCTCGGGCGGGCCCGGGCCACCGGGTTCCTCGTCCCCGCCATGGTGCTGATCCTGGTCTTCCTGGTGGTGCCGGCCGTCTGGACGATCTACCTGGGCGTCACCAACTACCGGCTGACCGGCCTCGCCGCGGCCAACCCGGAGATCGTCGGCCTCGACAACTACACCGAGGCGCTGGGCGACGAACGGTTCCGCACCTCGCTGCTGCTGACCCTGCAGTTCGTCCTCGGCTCGGCCGTCATCGGCCAAGCCGGGCTCGGCTTCGCCATCGCCTTCGCGCTGCGCGACCGCCGCGGCCCGCTGCGCCGCGTGGTCGAGGGTTTCGTCCTGCTCTCCTGGATCCTGCCCAGCTCGGTGGTCGCCTTCCTGTGGATCGCGCTGCTCGACCGGGACGCCGGCACGCTCAACGCGCTGCTCGGCATCCCCGGAATGGCCTGGCTGCTCGACTACCCCATGCTGTCGATCATCATCTTCAACACCTGGCGCGGCACCGCGTTCTCGATGATGCTCTACGCCGCCGCGCTGGAGAACGTCCCCCGCTCGCACCTGGAGACCGCCCGGCTGGCCGGCGCGTCGACCTGGCAGCAGCTGCGCGACGTGGTGTTCCCCCGCATCCGCGGGCACGTGCTGACCAACCTGCTGCTGATCAGCCTCTGGACGTTCAACGACTTCGCGCCGTTCCTGATCACCGCCGGCGGCCCCGAACAACGTTCGGAGATCCTGCCGGTCTACGTCTACAAGGTGGCGCTCTCCGGCGGCGAACTCGGCTTCGGCGCCGCGATCTCGTTCATCATGCTGCTGATCAACCTGGTCATCGCCCTGGTCTACCTGCGGCTGCTGGGCCGGCGGAAGGAGTCGGCGTGA
- a CDS encoding extracellular solute-binding protein: protein MSAKPRHAAGVLAAFTAVALAVTACGDSSEPAGKDAKNITLTISANAIAGGKNAAGAEWIEKWVIPRFVEAQQAKGVTAKVTFVPSGVDDEQYKTKLALDLRSKGGADVIAVDGIWVGEFVQAGYLKPLSEVAGDQVDSWEGWSQIPESVQGLGSFEDKRYGIPLGTDGRVLYYNKKLFAQAGLPADWQPKSWQEILDAGAKLKALPGVTPIQINAGTAMGEATSMQGALPLLVGAGGEIYADGKWAGASQPVKDVLDFYTKVYGGGLGDPKLQQEAKGRDKSFTEFAAGKIGILAEGDYFWRSVVNPKDGIAKMADRDTTVGYAMIPAKQPGAGIRGQDFVSMSGGGVRVLNPNSKFPSQAWELLSFMHSAEAVKAELAGATRITARTDVNKEVLAADPMLNFVAEKVLPITAYRPPLAVYPQVSVALQEATADATAGRSVDEAASAYQKKVEGIVGGAGNVTS, encoded by the coding sequence ATGTCAGCCAAGCCGAGACACGCAGCGGGCGTGCTCGCCGCGTTCACCGCCGTCGCCCTCGCCGTCACCGCCTGCGGCGACTCGTCCGAGCCCGCCGGCAAGGACGCCAAGAACATCACCCTCACCATCTCCGCCAACGCGATCGCCGGAGGCAAGAACGCCGCCGGTGCGGAGTGGATCGAGAAGTGGGTCATTCCCCGGTTCGTCGAGGCGCAGCAGGCCAAGGGCGTCACCGCCAAGGTGACGTTCGTGCCGAGCGGCGTCGACGACGAGCAGTACAAGACCAAGCTGGCCCTGGACCTGCGCTCCAAGGGCGGCGCCGACGTGATCGCCGTGGACGGCATCTGGGTGGGCGAGTTCGTCCAGGCCGGATACCTGAAGCCGCTGTCGGAGGTGGCCGGCGACCAGGTCGACTCCTGGGAGGGCTGGTCGCAGATCCCGGAGAGCGTGCAGGGCCTCGGCAGCTTCGAGGACAAGCGCTACGGCATCCCGCTCGGCACCGACGGCCGGGTCCTCTACTACAACAAGAAGCTGTTCGCCCAGGCCGGCCTGCCCGCCGACTGGCAGCCGAAGAGCTGGCAGGAGATCCTCGACGCCGGCGCCAAGCTGAAGGCGCTGCCCGGGGTGACCCCGATCCAGATCAACGCCGGCACCGCGATGGGCGAGGCCACCTCGATGCAGGGCGCGCTGCCGCTGCTGGTCGGCGCCGGCGGCGAGATCTACGCCGACGGCAAGTGGGCCGGCGCCAGCCAGCCGGTCAAGGACGTGCTCGACTTCTACACCAAGGTCTACGGTGGCGGCCTGGGCGACCCGAAGCTCCAGCAGGAGGCGAAGGGACGGGACAAGTCGTTCACGGAATTCGCCGCCGGCAAGATCGGCATCCTGGCCGAGGGCGACTACTTCTGGCGCAGCGTGGTGAACCCCAAGGACGGCATCGCCAAGATGGCCGACCGGGACACCACCGTCGGCTACGCGATGATCCCCGCCAAGCAGCCCGGCGCGGGCATCCGCGGCCAGGACTTCGTCAGCATGTCCGGCGGCGGCGTGCGGGTGCTCAACCCCAACTCGAAGTTCCCGTCGCAGGCGTGGGAGCTGCTGTCGTTCATGCACTCGGCGGAGGCGGTCAAGGCCGAACTGGCCGGCGCCACCCGGATCACCGCCCGCACCGACGTGAACAAGGAGGTGCTCGCGGCCGACCCGATGCTCAACTTCGTCGCCGAGAAGGTGCTGCCGATCACCGCGTACCGGCCGCCGCTGGCGGTCTACCCGCAGGTCTCGGTGGCGTTGCAGGAGGCCACCGCCGACGCGACGGCGGGCAGGAGCGTGGACGAAGCGGCCAGCGCGTACCAGAAGAAGGTCGAAGGGATCGTCGGTGGCGCAGGCAACGTCACCTCCTGA
- a CDS encoding GntR family transcriptional regulator, whose product MSGPEIAVDRSSPVPLYFQVAEQFAAAIQRGDLAPGDRLDSELQLADRLGLSRPTVRQAIQHLVDKGLIVRRRGVGTQVVRGEVRRSVELTSLHDDLLRAGQRPSTSVLELATVPCPAEVAAALGVPPGSEVQHLRRLRFADGEPLAVMENWLPLDRVRLTIDALQGNGLYGILRAGGIRIRGAQQRIGARAATGAEAQMLGERRGAPLLTMTRTAYDDQGHYVEHGAHIYRASRYSLEVTVAER is encoded by the coding sequence GTGAGCGGCCCCGAGATCGCGGTCGACCGGAGCAGCCCGGTCCCGCTCTACTTCCAGGTGGCGGAGCAGTTCGCCGCGGCGATCCAACGCGGCGACCTGGCGCCCGGTGACCGCCTGGACAGCGAGTTGCAGCTGGCGGACCGGCTCGGGTTGTCCCGCCCGACCGTCCGCCAGGCCATCCAGCACCTGGTCGACAAGGGACTGATCGTGCGCCGTCGCGGGGTCGGCACCCAGGTGGTGCGGGGCGAGGTGCGACGGTCGGTCGAGCTGACCAGCCTGCACGACGACCTGCTGCGCGCCGGCCAGCGACCGTCCACATCGGTGCTGGAGTTGGCTACCGTGCCGTGCCCGGCGGAGGTCGCGGCCGCTCTCGGGGTCCCGCCCGGCAGCGAGGTGCAGCACCTGCGCCGGCTTCGGTTCGCCGACGGTGAACCCCTCGCCGTGATGGAGAACTGGCTCCCGCTCGACCGGGTGCGGCTCACCATCGACGCACTGCAGGGCAACGGCCTGTACGGGATCCTGCGCGCCGGTGGCATCCGCATCCGCGGCGCCCAGCAGCGCATCGGCGCCCGGGCGGCGACCGGGGCCGAGGCGCAGATGCTCGGCGAGCGACGCGGCGCGCCGCTGCTCACCATGACCCGTACCGCGTACGACGACCAGGGGCACTACGTCGAGCACGGCGCACACATCTACCGGGCCAGCCGCTACTCCCTCGAGGTCACCGTCGCCGAGCGGTGA
- the iolC gene encoding 5-dehydro-2-deoxygluconokinase: protein MLDVLTIGRVGVDIYPLQVATPLAEVETFGRFLGGSPTNVAVAASRQGLRAGVITRTGADAFGGYVHKALREFGVDDSHVRPVDGLPTPITFCEIFPPDDFPLWFYRTPTAPDLQIRPEELDLDAVASARVFWLTGTGLCQQPSRDAHAAALAARDRRPHTVLDLDYRPTFWSDPAAATAAIAEALPQVTVAVGNLDEVEIAVGTRDPEHAARLLLDRGPRLAVVKLGPAGVLARTDAQTVRVPPVPVEVVNGLGAGDAFGGALCLGLLRDWPLEHTLRFANAAGAIVASRLACSAAMPDYAETAALARSAVPRPAPSTAAPEGEDR, encoded by the coding sequence ATGCTCGATGTGCTCACCATCGGCCGGGTCGGGGTGGACATCTATCCGCTGCAGGTCGCCACGCCGCTGGCCGAGGTCGAGACCTTCGGCAGGTTCCTCGGCGGCAGTCCCACCAACGTGGCCGTCGCGGCCAGCCGCCAGGGGCTGCGCGCCGGCGTGATCACCCGTACCGGGGCGGACGCCTTCGGCGGGTACGTGCACAAGGCACTTCGCGAGTTCGGCGTGGACGACAGCCACGTCCGCCCGGTGGACGGGCTGCCCACCCCGATCACCTTCTGTGAGATCTTCCCGCCGGACGACTTCCCGCTCTGGTTCTACCGCACCCCCACCGCGCCCGACCTTCAGATCCGGCCCGAGGAACTCGACCTCGACGCGGTCGCCTCCGCGCGGGTCTTCTGGCTCACCGGCACCGGCCTGTGCCAGCAGCCGAGCCGCGACGCCCACGCCGCCGCGCTGGCCGCCCGCGACCGGCGCCCACACACCGTGCTCGACCTGGACTACCGTCCGACGTTCTGGTCGGACCCAGCGGCGGCCACGGCGGCGATCGCGGAGGCACTGCCACAGGTCACCGTCGCCGTCGGCAACCTCGACGAGGTGGAGATCGCGGTCGGCACCCGGGACCCCGAACACGCCGCCCGGCTCCTGCTCGACCGGGGGCCGCGCCTCGCGGTGGTGAAGCTCGGCCCGGCGGGGGTCCTCGCCCGCACCGACGCGCAGACCGTACGGGTGCCGCCGGTGCCGGTCGAGGTGGTCAACGGGCTCGGCGCGGGCGACGCCTTCGGCGGCGCGCTCTGCCTCGGGCTGCTGCGCGACTGGCCGCTGGAGCACACCCTGCGCTTCGCCAACGCCGCCGGCGCGATCGTCGCGTCCCGGTTGGCCTGCTCCGCTGCCATGCCCGACTACGCCGAGACCGCCGCGCTGGCCCGGTCCGCCGTGCCGCGACCGGCACCGTCGACCGCCGCCCCGGAAGGAGAAGACCGGTGA
- a CDS encoding deoxyribose-phosphate aldolase: MSTEYDALTRTRAHRPQAIAEAAARRTRRPWPDPGRPLFVIAADHPARGALGVRDRPMAMAGRADLLDRLRLALSRPGVDGVLGTPDILEDLLLLGALENRLAIGSMNRGGLSGATFELDDRFTAYDADSIATMRYDGGKMLCRIDPDDPGTASTLQACARAVTALAAHRTVALVEPLWVVRNGARVNADLRPESVIKGVSVGQALGATSAYTWLKLPAIDEMERVVAATTLPVLLLGGDPVEAPDVVYARWQRALRLPGVRGLVVGRALLYPPDDDVAAAVDLAGSLLPTGQDA; this comes from the coding sequence GTGAGCACCGAGTACGACGCGCTGACCCGCACCCGCGCCCACCGGCCACAGGCGATCGCCGAAGCCGCCGCCCGCCGTACCCGCCGGCCCTGGCCCGACCCTGGCCGGCCGCTGTTCGTCATCGCCGCCGACCATCCGGCCCGGGGCGCCCTCGGTGTACGGGACCGACCGATGGCCATGGCCGGCCGCGCCGACCTGCTGGACCGGCTGCGCCTGGCGCTGTCCCGGCCCGGCGTGGACGGCGTGCTCGGCACCCCGGACATCCTGGAGGACCTGCTGCTGCTCGGCGCGCTGGAGAACCGCCTGGCCATCGGCTCGATGAACCGCGGCGGCCTCTCCGGCGCCACCTTCGAACTCGACGACCGGTTCACCGCCTACGACGCCGACAGCATCGCCACGATGCGCTACGACGGCGGAAAGATGCTCTGCCGGATCGACCCGGACGACCCCGGCACCGCCTCGACCCTCCAGGCCTGCGCCCGGGCGGTCACCGCGCTCGCGGCCCACCGCACCGTGGCCCTGGTCGAACCGCTGTGGGTGGTCCGCAACGGTGCCCGGGTCAACGCCGACCTGCGCCCGGAATCGGTCATCAAGGGCGTCAGCGTCGGGCAGGCGCTCGGGGCGACCAGCGCGTACACCTGGTTGAAGCTGCCGGCCATCGACGAGATGGAGCGGGTGGTCGCCGCCACGACCCTGCCGGTCCTGCTGCTCGGCGGAGACCCGGTGGAGGCGCCGGACGTGGTGTACGCGCGGTGGCAGCGGGCGCTGCGGCTGCCCGGCGTGCGCGGCCTGGTGGTCGGCCGGGCGCTGCTCTACCCGCCCGACGACGACGTGGCCGCCGCGGTGGACCTCGCCGGGTCGCTGCTGCCCACGGGGCAGGACGCGTGA
- the iolB gene encoding 5-deoxy-glucuronate isomerase, translated as MRTGEAYLPWGGTARSPWALEVTPERAGWRYAGLRVLTLPAGGEVSFATGDEEMLVLPLAGAATVRCDGLRLNLTGRESVFAAATDFAYLPRDAVATIRGEGRLALPSARATRRLSPRYGAARDVPVELRGAGPASRQVNNFCAPDAFDCDRLVAVEVLTPGGNWSSYPPHKHEEDRTHDDGRVEAALEEVYYFEVAGGTPGAGPVGYQRVYGTAGRPIDVLAEVRTGDVVLVPYGYHGPSMAAPGYDLYYLNVLAGPGAERTMACVDDPRHGWIRGSWAGQPVDPRLPLTRPGTKEA; from the coding sequence GTGAGGACCGGCGAGGCGTACCTGCCGTGGGGCGGCACGGCCCGCTCGCCATGGGCGCTGGAGGTCACTCCGGAGCGGGCCGGATGGCGGTACGCGGGCCTACGGGTACTCACCCTGCCGGCGGGCGGCGAGGTCAGCTTCGCCACCGGCGACGAGGAGATGCTCGTCCTGCCGCTGGCCGGCGCCGCCACCGTGCGCTGTGACGGGCTGCGGCTCAACCTGACCGGGCGCGAGTCGGTGTTCGCCGCGGCCACCGACTTCGCCTACCTGCCCCGGGACGCCGTCGCGACGATCCGCGGCGAGGGCCGTCTCGCGCTGCCGTCGGCCCGGGCCACCCGCCGGCTCTCGCCCCGCTACGGTGCCGCCCGGGACGTGCCGGTGGAACTGCGCGGCGCCGGGCCGGCCAGCCGGCAGGTCAACAACTTCTGCGCACCGGACGCCTTCGACTGCGACCGGCTGGTCGCCGTGGAGGTGCTCACCCCCGGCGGGAACTGGTCGTCGTACCCGCCGCACAAGCACGAGGAGGACCGGACCCACGACGACGGACGGGTGGAGGCGGCGCTCGAAGAGGTCTACTACTTCGAGGTGGCCGGTGGCACGCCCGGTGCGGGTCCGGTGGGCTACCAGCGGGTCTACGGCACGGCCGGCCGGCCGATCGACGTGCTGGCCGAGGTGCGTACCGGTGACGTGGTGCTCGTCCCGTACGGCTACCACGGGCCGTCGATGGCCGCGCCCGGCTACGACCTGTACTACCTCAACGTGCTGGCCGGGCCCGGCGCGGAGCGCACCATGGCCTGTGTGGACGATCCGCGGCACGGCTGGATCCGGGGCAGCTGGGCCGGCCAGCCGGTCGACCCGCGGCTGCCGCTGACCCGGCCCGGAACGAAGGAGGCGTGA